The Patescibacteria group bacterium genomic sequence CTCTGCGCCTTTACATGTCTTGAGCAGTGTTTCAAGCGGTGAAACCCTCATCGCCGAGAACTCAAATGCCAATCCAAAACTAGAGTTTCGCAGTTCAACTGGCGCCGTGAGAGCTTATTTACAAAGTGTTTATAACTCCGGTTTTTATATCGCCCAAACTCAACAAGCTTACCCTCTAATATTGCAAACCAGTAGTACGGAAGCGATGAGAATCGACTCAAGCCAGCGTGTCGGTATCGGCACGACGAGCCCCTCTCAAAAACTGACTGTTCAACAAGACAACGTGGCCGACATTTTGGGCCTTTATGATGGGGCCAATAATACCAGTCTCCTTTTGGCTGATGCGGGAGTGCTGACCTTAAAGCCTACGGCCTTTGATACGGTTTATAACTTTGACGGAGGTGTAGCCTACACCGACAATACTACCGAAGCCAAAACTTCTGGCGGCACGGCCTTTACTTTGCTTGCTCTTGAGGCCAGCTCTGACGATGAACTTTACCTTGGTTTAGACCATAAATTTGCGACAGTTTATTTTGATATTGCCACAGCTGGGGCTGGTGTCACCCTCTCGGCCCAATACTGGAATGGTGCCTGGAGCGCTTTAACCATTACTGACGGTACCACCAATTTAACTGTCGACGGTACGGTTACTTTTACGGCTCCTTCTGACTGGGCTACCACCTCTGTTAATGGCGTCACCAAATACTGGATTAGACTGCGCTCCCCGACTACCAACATTACCACCGCCCCGACTGCCTATTCGGTTTCACCCACCACCGGCAATCGCTTTTACGCCTATGCCCAAGCCGGCGACACCAACCCGGCGCTCTATATCAATGACAAAGGCAACGTCGGCATCGGGACGACGGCGCCCAAAGATAACGCTAACCTCGAAATTGTTAGCAGTCAGGCAAGACTGCAGGTTACCTCAAGCGGCGCCAATGATCCGCTATTTGTCCTTCGGCCTGACAGCGGCTGGTCAAACCAATGGACAATGCTGGTTGATGACGATAACAATAACTATTTGGGTTTTACCTACGGGTCGGTAACCAATACTCCTAAAGTGACTTTTGACACCTCCGGCAACATCTATCTTTCCACTGGAGCCAGCCGAACTATTAAGGTTGCCGATAGCACCAGTGGTGCCGGAAATAATCTAACCGTTAAAGCCGGATCAGTTGTTTCTCCCGGTAATGCGGCCGGCGGCCATTTATATCTTCTGGGCGGCGACAGTATGTTAAATAATGGCGCCGGCGGTGTTTATATTTCCGGCGGCCCGGACACCGGCGGCGGTGAGGGCAATGTCATCCTCGCCCACAACGGCTCCAGCGCCATCGGCTCGGTCGGCATCGGTAAAACTTCGCCGAGCGGCACCCTGGATGTGGAAGGCGATCTTTATATGGGTACTGGCACTGGTGCAGGTAAATGGAGAATGTTTTCTGTAACCGCCCTCACCGGGTGTGACGGTACAGCGGGTTCCGTCAACGCGCTTTGTTGGGATGATCAGGGAGACTCCGGTACTTCCGAAATGAGATTGCAAGCAGGTGGTAATCTTGTAACAGCCGGTACGCAAACACCCAGCGGTGATCCGGACTATGCTGAGATGATAGAAGTAATAGACCAGAGCATTGAACCCGGAGACATTATTTCAGTTGTCAGTCCATTAGATTCCAGTTTCGGCAAAGATCTTAACAGTGCTCGGGCAGACAAAAGCAAACAAGCTTATGACTCTGGAGTTATCGGGATTATCTCTAAAGACCCAGGGGTGTTGATTGCTTCTGGCGGTCGAAGTATGAGAATAGATGATCAAACCCGGTGGAAAGATGAGACCAGAAGAGCTTTGTCTGTGGCCGGCCGCGTCATGACAAAAGTCTCCGCCATCAACGGTGCCATTAAAGTCGGCGATCCGATTGCTTCAAGCAATATTACTGGTGTGGGCATGAAAGCTACCCGGGCCGGCCGAATTGTCGGTTATGCAATGGAAAAATATGACAACTCTGATCCTGAAAAGATCGGTCAGATTGTTGTTTTTATTAACCCTTCCTGGTATGATCCTGATGTTTATTTGACCGATGGAGATAGTTTTAAGATAGAACTAGGGGATAATCAGCCCAATGGCAAATATCAAATTTTAGATTTCTTTAATAAAATAATTGATAGAATCGGGGCTTTTAACCAGATAATCGCGGCCAATATTAAAGCTGGTTTAATTGAGGCCAAGGAATTAACCAGCAGGAGAATTACCGCAGAAAAGATTACGGCTAAAAACCTTGAGTTGATTGATCAGATTACCGGTGAGGTTTACTGCATTGGTATTAAAGCAGGTGATTTATTCAGCCAAAAAGGCGAGTGTCAATAAAATAGTAAAAGTAAGGTAAATGCAAATTTTTAAGAATAATTGGGCGAGATTTGGTTTAATTCTTTTGGCAGTTTTGCTTGTTTCGGGGTTAATTGCTTATTTATTGGTTAGGCTCAATGTTTTTAGTCAAGAGCCAGTCTATTCAATTGTTTATTTAAGAACCGGCGATATTTATGTTGGTCAGTTTAAGCTCTTTCCTTTCCCTCGCTTATCTGATGATAGTTGGATTCTACAGCAAGATAGTCAAGGCAGGATTGTCTTTAACCCGATTTCTGCGGCAGTTTGGCAGCCAAAAGGATCAGTCAGGATTAATCCCTTTCAAATTGTTTTTTGGGCAAAGATTTCTTCAGAGAGCCAGTTGGTCAAACTGATTAAAAATCAGCCGAATCGACAAGATCAGCCCCAAGGCTTAAATCTCTTTTCTCCCTCTCCCTCTCCTTAAATTTACGACTTGCGATGTCGTAAGAGAGCGATGTTATAAGAAGATTAAGGTTTTTCTAATAATAGATCTTTTAGATTTTCTGTTTCTAAATTTTTAAGCCAATCATAAATTGATTTTCGGTATTCTTTTTCTCCATTGAAGATTTCTAAAAGGAAATCCCGATTTGTCACAGAGGGGAAATTGTGTTTTCCGCAGTAATCTAAATGGCTACTCCAACGATAATTCTCTAAAAATTCTTTTGCTTTGTTATAGTTGTCTAATTTGTTTTTTCGCCATTCTGGCGCGATTAAATCCAAGGGGTTGCAATGAATGTAATAGGGAAGATGGAGAAAGTGCGATTCTTGAGTAATTGGGGCAGATTTATACCTTCCTTCAAATAGCGCTCCGGTTCTTTTGTATTTTTCATTGAAATATTTAGCATAACCCATATTTAGTTTTTTCATAAATAGCGAAATCGCTTTATCTTGTCTTGGGCTAAGAAGTAGGTGATAGTGGTTTGGCATCAAGCAAAAAGCATGAATGTCAACCAACAATTTCCTTGCCTTCTTTTTCATATAAGGACTTGCGATGTCCTTAGATTTTTGGCGGAAAAAGTAGGTTACGTTATTCACCCAATCTTGGTCATTAAATTCATACAGGTCATGAACAAAGCGGAAGTAATCTTGTTCATCCATAAATATTTTTCGTTTATCTACGCCCCTATTTAAAGTATGTACGAGTTGTACCATAGAAATTTTATTATTATAATTGTTATATATCATTTATTATAATTTTTATCTAAGGACATCGCAAGTCCTTATATTTAATATGAAAGCTTATTTGGATTGCGCGGCGTCAACGCCAGTTGATGACAAGGTGTTAAGGGCAATGAAGCCGTATTTCTCCGAAAAATACGGGAACCCCGGTTCGCTTCATTCTTTAGGACAGGAAGCGCAAGCCGGAGTGGATATGGCGAGAAAATCCATTGCCGATTATTTTGGCGTTGATTTTACTGACGTGATTTTTACTGCTTCAGCCACCGAAGCAAATAACTTAGCAATTCAGGGTACAGTTAGAAATTGGGAACTGGAAATTGGGAATTCTGGGGATATTCCTCATATCATTACTTCAAAAATAGAGCACGCTTCAGTATTAGAGCCCTGCCGGGTTTTAGAAAAGCAGGGCCTAGCCCAGATTACTTATTTAGATGTTGATAAAAACGGGGCAGTTGATTTGGACCATTTGAAAAAATCTCTGAAAAAAGAAACGGTTTTAGTTTCAATTATGCAGGTGAACAATGAGACCGGCGCGATCCAGCCGATCCAAGAGATTGCCGAGATTATTAAG encodes the following:
- a CDS encoding transposase, translating into MDEQDYFRFVHDLYEFNDQDWVNNVTYFFRQKSKDIASPYMKKKARKLLVDIHAFCLMPNHYHLLLSPRQDKAISLFMKKLNMGYAKYFNEKYKRTGALFEGRYKSAPITQESHFLHLPYYIHCNPLDLIAPEWRKNKLDNYNKAKEFLENYRWSSHLDYCGKHNFPSVTNRDFLLEIFNGEKEYRKSIYDWLKNLETENLKDLLLEKP